The genome window GGGGGCGAGGCCGATGACGAGCAGCCGGGCGTCCGGCGGTCCGAAACCCGGCACCGGCCGCCCCCAGTACGTCCAGTCGGCGAACGCGGCGCGCTTTGTGGCGGCCACCTCCTCGCGCCATGCGACCAGGCGCGGGCAGGCACGGCATCCCGTGATCCGCTCGTCCAGCCGGGCGAGGCTGCTGCTGTCCATGCCTCCACGGTAGGGCCGGCGACGGAGACCCGGAGCGGCACCCCGCTGCCTGGCCTTCAACCGCGGAAATGGCCTCGGGTCCACCGGGCTCGACGGGCTAAGGTCGGGAGCATGGCTTCTGAGGGTGCGGACCACGAGACGACGGGCGGGACCGAGGAGGCGCGCGCGGCTGCGGCAGGCCGGGACTCCGGGATGCACGACGGGGACGAGGCGGACCGGCGGGACTCCGGCACGGGCGCGGACGGGCGAGCCACCGGCGCCCAGCCCTCCCCGCAGCCCGCGGACGCCGAACCGACCGCCGTGGACCCGAAGACCGCCGCCGCGGTGGCCGCCGCCGAGGCGGCCGGCCCGGGGAACGGCGAGAGCGTCCGCATCGACAGCTGGATCTGGTCCGTACGGCTCGTCAAGACCCGCTCGATCGGCGCCACGGCCTGCCGGGGCGGGCACGTGCGGGTGAACGGCGAGCGCGTGAAGCCCGCGTACAACGTGCGCATCGGCGACGAGGTACGCCTCAGGCACGAGGGCCGGGAGCGGGTCGTCGTCGTGAAGCGTCTGATCCGCAAGCGCGTCGGCGCCCCGGTGGCCGTGCAGTGCTACATCGACAACAGCCCGCCCCCGCCGTCCCGCGAGGCGATCGCCCCGGCAGGTGTCCGCGACCGTGGCACGGGCCGGCCCACCAAGCGCGACCGCCGCGAGACGGAACGCCTCCGCGGCCTGGCCGCGGCCGCGGGCGGCGGCTTCGCGAGCGGTCTGGGCACCCAGGGCCGGCCCGGCGGCCGTAGCCGGACCAAGGGTGGGCGTTGAGCTACCCCGCGCGCACCGCCCTCACCCACGTGCGGTCGTCCGTCAGATACCTGTCCACGCGCAGTCCCGCCTCCGTCAGCGCCTCCTCGAACTGCTGTCTGCTCAGCGGCCGGGAGAGGAACGTCTGAGTCCAGGTCGCGTCCGGAAATTCGTACTCCGCGCGTACCGAGTTGACCCCGTCCCCCACCGGCTCCGCGGACACGATCCGTACCGTGAAACCGCTCGGGTCGACCCGTTCACGTGGCAGGTTCGTGTGGTAGTCCTCGCCCTCCCTCTGGATCAGCACGCATCCGCGGTCGGCCACGTGCCGGGCGCAGGTCGCCAGCAGTCGTCTGCGCACCCCGACGTCCCCGGCGTGCACGAGGAACGACGCGAGCAGCACCACGTCGAACGTCTCGCCCAGGTCCAGGGCCTCGATCGGGCTGCATATCGTGCGCGCACCGCGCACCCGCTCCAGCATCTCCGGTGACTCGTCCACCGCGGTGACCGTGAAACCGCGCTCCAGCAGCGGATGGGTCGTCCTCCCCACCCCGCTGCCCAGTTCCAGGATGTGCGCCCCCGTCGGCACGGCCGCGGCGACGATGTCCGGCTCGTCCCCGGGCGGTAATCGTGAGTACAGCTCGACGGCACAGCCGTCGGGTGTGATCACGCCGGGGCCCGTGCCCCCGTAACCGCTCCGCGTCTTCTGCTTCATGCCCGTCCAACGGGCGGCCGCGAGTGCCCCGTTCCCGGTCAGCCGTCACCCGATGGGGTGAAACGTTCGAGGGTCGAACGGCGTCACAGCACGAACCAGCCGTGGCCCCCGTACCAGTGCCCGCCCGCCCGCAGATGATCCCCCACCGCCCGCTCCACACTGCTCCGCCGGGGCAGCTCTCCGACCGGCAGTTCCGGGTCGCCGAAGATGAAGCCGACCGGTAGCCCGTCGTCCGGTGTCGTGTCCTGGTAGGCGAGTTCGAAGCGATCCTGGAAGCGGATGATGTTGGAGTCCGCCGGAAGATACCGCTTGAGCTGGGGATCGAGCAGCCAGGAGTGGCACACGGCGATCTCATGGCGCTCGTCGGGGTAGTGCCGGGCGAAGAATGCCCGTGCCAGCGTCAGGGACCGCTCGCAGGCGGACGGCGACAGCGGGCCGCTGAAGTCGGGTATGTGCAGGCTCAGACAGAGGTCGCCGGGCCCGTGCACCCGACCCGCCGCCGCGACGGCCCGCCCCGTGCGCTGTCCCAGCCGCGCCCGCTGGAACTGCAGCCGCCCCAGTTGGAACAGCTCCCCGTGAAAGTGGAGCGCGATCCACCAGGGGAACAGCAACCCGCCCGTGCCACGGCGTCGGCGGTGCACCGCCATGTGCCGGCCGAGGTCGGCGAGCGTACGCCGGGACACCTCCTCGGGGATGCCGCGCTCGCGGTGGTACGCCCGCACGTACGGCAACGCCGCGACGAAGACGTACACGGGGAAGAGCCGTCCGAGCGGTCCCGCCGACGCGGGGAACTGCGGTGGTTCCCAGCCCTTGCCGATCTCCCCCATGTCCCGTACCAAGCGGGCGACGCACCGCTCCAGCAGCGCCGTCGCCTCCGGGTCCCCGCCGAGCCGGGCGCGCTGGGCGACGAGTTCGTTGATGTCCTCGTGGGGCACGGACAGGTCGAGCAGGACGTCGGGCAGCTCGTCCGCGTCGGGCAGCGAGGCCTGGACGCGCCTGTCACCGTCGCTGTCGAGGTCCCTCAGCCACTCGGCGAGCCGCGCGTCCGCCCGCAGCGTCTCCAGCAGCACCGTTGCCTCCCCGTACGGACCCGGTCCCGCTGCTGTTCGCGGACGCCCGGATCCGGTCGCCGTCCCATGGTGAACGTGCACCACGAAGGGTACTGGTGCCTTGAGGAGCAGTGAGAGCGATGCGTACGGGCAGTGAACCGGCGACGGCGCGCAGTGCGCTGCGGGCCCGCTTCTGGCTGAGCCTGTGGGGCCTGGTGTGGGCCACTTTCGGCACGGTCGTGTTCGCGCTCATCGGTCGGCCTGGCTGGGCGGCCGCATGCGGTGCGCTGTGGCTGGTCGTGGCCACGGACATGACCGTGGTCGTGCGGCACATCCGTCAGGGCCCGCACTGGCAGCCGGGCCGTGAGGTCCCGCCGTACCCGCCCCCGGAACGCCGCGGCCGGTAGCCGCTGAGGGGATCCCGTGGGCGGTTGGGGCCGCAGACGCGCGTGGCCAGGTCCGCGATGCCGAGCCGAGGCCGAGCTGATCCGGAAGGCGGCCCTAGGAGTCGAAACGTGCCGCCTTCAGGTACTGAGGGTTCGGGTCCAGTGCGGCGGCCAGCCGGAAGTGCCGCTTCGCCTCGTCGTGCCGGGCCTGGCGCTCGTAGGTGCGGGCGAGTGCGAAGTGCGCGTACGCGTTGTCCGGCTCGCGTTCCAGCACGATGCTGAACTCCAGTTCGGCCGGTCGTAGTTGCGCGGCGGCGAAGAAGGCACGCGCGCGGAGCAGCCGGGCGGCGGTGTTCTCGGGGTGGGCGGCGATCACGCCGTCGAGCAGCTTGACCGCGCCCCGCGGGTCCCGCGCGGCGAGGAGTTGCTCCGCGGCGCGGAAGTCGATGACATGCGTTTCCGGAGTTGGTCCGGTGGAACCGCTGGTCTCGGGCACGGCAGAGTCCTTCCCTTACTGCACCGGTTCAACGCCCCGGCGGGCGGACGCTATTCCGGGGAACGGTGCGCTCTGCGGACGAGTTCCTCCCACACGTCCCTTACGCGCCGCTTCAGCTGCTCCAGGGGCACATCGTTGTCGATCACGATGTCCGCGACTTCCAGGCGCTTCTCCCGTGGTGCCTGGGCGGCCATGCGGGCGCGTGCGTCCTCCTCGGTCATACCGCGCAGACGGACCAGCCGGTCGAGCTGGGTGGCGGGGCTCGCATCGACGACGATCACGAGGTCGTAGAGCGGGGCCAGCCCGTTCTCGGCGAGGAGGGGGACGTCGTGGACGACCACGGCGTCGTCGTCAGCGGTGGTCTCCAGTTCGCGGGAGCGGGCCCCCACCAAGGGGTGCACGATCGAGTTCAGAACCGCGAGCTTGTCCGGGTCGGCGAAGACGATGGAGCCCAGCCTGGGGCGGTCCAGGCTGCCGTCCGCGGTGAGGATGTCCTCGCCGAACGCCTCGACGACCGCCGCGAGCCCGGGAGTGCCCGGAGCGACGACCTCGCGCGCGATGCGGTCCGCGTCGATCAGTACGGCCCCTCGCTCCACGAGCAGCCGCGACACCTCGCTCTTGCCGGCGCCGATACCGCCGGTCAGGCCCACCTTCAGCATGCCGGGAAGCTTACGGCCTGCCACCGACGGTGTCGGTGGCAGGCCGCGGGTCGGGCTGTGGGCCTCGGGCTCAGCTGTCGCCCTCGCGCTCCGCGAGGAAGCGCTCGAACTCCTGCCCGATCTCGTCCGCGGACGGGATCTCCATGGGCTCGGCGAGCATGTTGCCGCGTGTCTCGGCGCCCGCGGCGGCGTCGTACTGGTGCTCGAGCCCCTGGACGAGCCGCACCAGGTCCTCGTCACCCTCCCGGATCTGCCGCTCGATCTCCGTCTGCGTGCGGTGCGCGTCGTTGCGCAGGGAGTGCGCGACGCTCGGCAGGACGAGTCCGGTGGCGGCCGTGATGGCCTCCAGGACGGTGAGCGCGGCGTCCGGATACGGGGAGCGGGCGATGTAGTGGGGGACGTGCGCGGCGACGCCCAGAACGTCGTGTCCGGCCTCAGCGAGCCGGTACTCGATCAGGGACTCGGCACTGCCCGGTACCTGCGCCTCCTCGAAGGGGCTGCGGTGACCTGGTACCAGGTCGGTGCGGTTGCCGTGCGGGGTCAGGCCCACCGGCCGGGTGTGCGGCACGCCCATGGGGATGCCGTGGAAGTTCACGGACAGACGGACGCCGAGCCGCTCCACGATCTGCCCCACGGCCGCGGCGAACCGCTCCCACTCCACGTCCGGCTCGGGCCCCGACAGCAGCAGGAAGGGCGCTCCGGTGGCGTCCTGGAGCAGACGCACCTCGAGGTCGGGGACCTCGTAGTCGGTCCAGCGGTCGCGCCGGAAGGTGAGCAGGGGACGGCGGGCGCGGTAGTCCACGAGCCGGTCGTGGTCGAAGCGGGCCACGACCTGCTGGGGCAGCGCGTCGAGGAGCCCGTCGACGATCAGGTCGCCGGTCTCACCCGCGTCGATGTATCCGTCGAAGTGGTAGAGCATGACCAGTCCGGCCGATTCCTGGGCGAGCGCCATGTCGACGACGGCGAGGCCCTTCGGCTCCCATGCGTACAAACCCTGCGGATCAAGCACTGTAGACCGCTCCTCCTCGTGTTCGTACGGCACAACGCGGGCCGGGGCACGGTCATTCCCCGGTTCGCGCACCGGCAGTACGGCTGTCACAGCCGACAGTGGCCGGGCCCCGGAACGCGACTGAGGGCCCGCCCCACAGGGGACGGGCCCTCAGTCATCGGCTAACGGCTAGCCGTGAGCGTTCAGCTCTGGCCGCCGGCCAGCTTCTCGCGCAGGGCCGCCAGCGCCTCGTCCGACGCCAGGGCGCCGGAGTTGTCGCCGCCCTCGGAGGAGTACGAACCGCCGGTCGCAGCCGGAGCGGCGGCCTCGCCACCCTCGGCAGCGGCAGCGGCGTCCGCCTCGCGGGACTTGATGACCTGCTGCTGGTGCTGCTCGAAGCGGGCCTGCGCCTCGGCGTACTGGCGCTCCCACTCCTCGCGCTGCTTCTCGTAGCCCGGCAGCCAGTCGTTGGTCTCCGGGTCGAAGCCCTCGGGGTAGATGTAGTTGCCCTGGTCGTCGTAGGACGCGGCCATGCCGTAGAGGGTCGGGTCGAACTCGACGGCGGTCGGGTCGGCACCGAAGGACTCGTTGGCCTGCTTCAGGGACAGCGAGATCCGGCGACGCTCGAGGTCGATGTCGATGACCTTGACGAAGATCTCGTCGTTGACCTGGACGACCTGCTCCGGGATCTCCACGTGGCGCTCGGCCAGCTCGGAGATGTGGACCAGACCCTCGATACCCTCGTCCACGCGGACGAACGCACCGAACGGAACCAGCTTCGTGACCTTGCCGGGCACGACCTGGCCGATCTGGTGGGTGCGGGCGAACTGCTGCCACGGGTCTTCCTGGGTCGCCTTCAGCGACAGGGAGACACGCTCGCGGTCCATGTCGACGTCGAGGACCTCGACGGTGACCTCCTGGCCCACCTCGACGACCTCGGACGGGTGGTCGATGTGCTTCCAGGAGAGCTCGGAGACGTGGACCAGACCGTCGACGCCACCCAGGTCCACGAAGGCACCGAAGTTGACGATCGAGGAGACGACACCGGACCGGACCTGACCCTTCTGCAGGGTCGTGAGGAAGGTCTGGCGGACCTCGGACTGGGTCTGCTCGAGCCAGGCACGGCGGGACAGGACCACGTTGTTGCGGTTCTTGTCCAGCTCGATGATCTTGGCCTCGAGCTCCTTGCCGACGTACGGCTGCAGGTCGCGGACGCGGCGCATCTCGACCAGGGAGGCCGGCAGGAAGCCACGGAGGCCGATGTCGAGGATGAGACCACCCTTGACGACCTCGATGACGGTACCGGTGACGATGCCGTCCTCTTCCTTGATCTTCTCGATGGTGCCCCAGGCACGCTCGTACTGGGCGCGCTTCTTCGAGAGGATCAGGCGGCCTTCCTTGTCCTCCTTCTGGAGGACCAGGGCCTCGATCTCGTCGCCCACGGCGACGACCTCGTTCGGGTCGACGTCGTGCTTGATCGAGAGCTCGCGGCTCGGGATGACACCTTCGGTCTTGTAACCGATGTCGAGCAGGACCTCGTCCCGGTCGACCTTCACGATGACGCCGTCGACGATGTCGCCGTCGTTGAAGTACTTGATCGTCTCGTCGATCGCTGCGAGGAACGCTTCCTCGTTACCGATGTCGTTGACCGCTACCTGCGGGGTGGTGGCGGTGGTCTCGGTGCTGCTCGTCATGTGGAAAAGGGCTCCGGTACGGACATTGAAGTCGTAGGTACTGCTCACGCCGGAGCCCGTTTCGCTCTGCAGAAGCCGGACAGCCAAGGAAGCGCCCCACCAGCCGACCGGTGGTGGCGCCTCGACAACCGAGGGGACATACAACAGATGCGAGCGCAGCCTGCTACGTCTGAGGTGCGCAGGCCCGCAGCGCAACTTGTAGCATACGGGGGCAGCCGGACAGGGTCAATGCGCGAAGGCGCACACCCGGGGCGGATCGCCGCATTCCCGGCACAAGTCACCCGTGCGACACCGGCCGCACCCGGCCGATT of Streptomyces cynarae contains these proteins:
- a CDS encoding RNA-binding S4 domain-containing protein — its product is MASEGADHETTGGTEEARAAAAGRDSGMHDGDEADRRDSGTGADGRATGAQPSPQPADAEPTAVDPKTAAAVAAAEAAGPGNGESVRIDSWIWSVRLVKTRSIGATACRGGHVRVNGERVKPAYNVRIGDEVRLRHEGRERVVVVKRLIRKRVGAPVAVQCYIDNSPPPPSREAIAPAGVRDRGTGRPTKRDRRETERLRGLAAAAGGGFASGLGTQGRPGGRSRTKGGR
- a CDS encoding class I SAM-dependent methyltransferase, yielding MKQKTRSGYGGTGPGVITPDGCAVELYSRLPPGDEPDIVAAAVPTGAHILELGSGVGRTTHPLLERGFTVTAVDESPEMLERVRGARTICSPIEALDLGETFDVVLLASFLVHAGDVGVRRRLLATCARHVADRGCVLIQREGEDYHTNLPRERVDPSGFTVRIVSAEPVGDGVNSVRAEYEFPDATWTQTFLSRPLSRQQFEEALTEAGLRVDRYLTDDRTWVRAVRAG
- a CDS encoding acyltransferase domain-containing protein yields the protein MLLETLRADARLAEWLRDLDSDGDRRVQASLPDADELPDVLLDLSVPHEDINELVAQRARLGGDPEATALLERCVARLVRDMGEIGKGWEPPQFPASAGPLGRLFPVYVFVAALPYVRAYHRERGIPEEVSRRTLADLGRHMAVHRRRRGTGGLLFPWWIALHFHGELFQLGRLQFQRARLGQRTGRAVAAAGRVHGPGDLCLSLHIPDFSGPLSPSACERSLTLARAFFARHYPDERHEIAVCHSWLLDPQLKRYLPADSNIIRFQDRFELAYQDTTPDDGLPVGFIFGDPELPVGELPRRSSVERAVGDHLRAGGHWYGGHGWFVL
- a CDS encoding DUF6343 family protein, with the protein product MRTGSEPATARSALRARFWLSLWGLVWATFGTVVFALIGRPGWAAACGALWLVVATDMTVVVRHIRQGPHWQPGREVPPYPPPERRGR
- a CDS encoding tetratricopeptide repeat protein, whose product is MPETSGSTGPTPETHVIDFRAAEQLLAARDPRGAVKLLDGVIAAHPENTAARLLRARAFFAAAQLRPAELEFSIVLEREPDNAYAHFALARTYERQARHDEAKRHFRLAAALDPNPQYLKAARFDS
- the coaE gene encoding dephospho-CoA kinase; its protein translation is MLKVGLTGGIGAGKSEVSRLLVERGAVLIDADRIAREVVAPGTPGLAAVVEAFGEDILTADGSLDRPRLGSIVFADPDKLAVLNSIVHPLVGARSRELETTADDDAVVVHDVPLLAENGLAPLYDLVIVVDASPATQLDRLVRLRGMTEEDARARMAAQAPREKRLEVADIVIDNDVPLEQLKRRVRDVWEELVRRAHRSPE
- a CDS encoding PAC2 family protein, with translation MLDPQGLYAWEPKGLAVVDMALAQESAGLVMLYHFDGYIDAGETGDLIVDGLLDALPQQVVARFDHDRLVDYRARRPLLTFRRDRWTDYEVPDLEVRLLQDATGAPFLLLSGPEPDVEWERFAAAVGQIVERLGVRLSVNFHGIPMGVPHTRPVGLTPHGNRTDLVPGHRSPFEEAQVPGSAESLIEYRLAEAGHDVLGVAAHVPHYIARSPYPDAALTVLEAITAATGLVLPSVAHSLRNDAHRTQTEIERQIREGDEDLVRLVQGLEHQYDAAAGAETRGNMLAEPMEIPSADEIGQEFERFLAEREGDS
- the rpsA gene encoding 30S ribosomal protein S1, whose product is MTSSTETTATTPQVAVNDIGNEEAFLAAIDETIKYFNDGDIVDGVIVKVDRDEVLLDIGYKTEGVIPSRELSIKHDVDPNEVVAVGDEIEALVLQKEDKEGRLILSKKRAQYERAWGTIEKIKEEDGIVTGTVIEVVKGGLILDIGLRGFLPASLVEMRRVRDLQPYVGKELEAKIIELDKNRNNVVLSRRAWLEQTQSEVRQTFLTTLQKGQVRSGVVSSIVNFGAFVDLGGVDGLVHVSELSWKHIDHPSEVVEVGQEVTVEVLDVDMDRERVSLSLKATQEDPWQQFARTHQIGQVVPGKVTKLVPFGAFVRVDEGIEGLVHISELAERHVEIPEQVVQVNDEIFVKVIDIDLERRRISLSLKQANESFGADPTAVEFDPTLYGMAASYDDQGNYIYPEGFDPETNDWLPGYEKQREEWERQYAEAQARFEQHQQQVIKSREADAAAAAEGGEAAAPAATGGSYSSEGGDNSGALASDEALAALREKLAGGQS